In the genome of Pelobacter seleniigenes DSM 18267, one region contains:
- the lptM gene encoding LPS translocon maturation chaperone LptM, with the protein MMSFNKKLLLLLVVTIALSACGRKGPVRPLHGSVPDSSVYSDANPPQDCCN; encoded by the coding sequence ATGATGTCGTTCAATAAAAAATTACTGCTGTTGCTGGTTGTGACCATCGCCCTCTCCGCCTGCGGCAGGAAGGGGCCGGTCCGGCCGCTTCATGGCAGTGTCCCGGACAGTAGTGTATACTCTGATGCAAACCCGCCACAGGACTGTTGTAACTGA
- the argH gene encoding argininosuccinate lyase, which yields MSSKLWGGRFTQPTDKFVEEFTASIEFDQRLYRYDIAGSKAHAEMLGRQGIIEADAAAQIIAGLDAILADIEAGKVEFSVALEDIHMNIEARLIDRIGAVGGKLHTGRSRNDQVAVDIRLYLRDEIDTVLGFLDRLEAALVTQAQQNLDVIMPGYTHLQTAQPVLFSHHMLAYREMIARDISRLQDLRARFNVMPLGAGALAGTTFPIDREWVAEKLGFAGVTRNSLDSVSDRDFAIEFCSFAGILMMHLSRLSEELILWSSADFNFIELSDAFCTGSSIMPQKKNPDVPELVRGKTGRVYGNLIALLTLMKSLPLAYNKDMQEDKEPLFDTIDTIKGSVKVFADMIAQMKVKADNMRIAAARGFSTATDVADYCVRKGLPFRQAHEVVGKTVRYCVETGKDIPELSLAEFREFSALIDEDIYDYVTLEASVNARKATGGTAREAVERELARLKDA from the coding sequence ATGAGCAGTAAATTGTGGGGCGGTCGTTTTACCCAACCGACCGATAAGTTTGTCGAAGAATTCACCGCTTCGATCGAGTTCGACCAGCGCCTGTACCGTTATGATATCGCGGGCTCCAAGGCCCACGCTGAAATGCTCGGCCGGCAGGGGATCATCGAAGCGGACGCAGCGGCACAGATCATTGCCGGCCTCGACGCTATTCTGGCCGACATTGAAGCCGGGAAAGTCGAATTTTCCGTAGCCCTCGAAGATATCCACATGAATATTGAAGCCCGGTTGATTGATCGGATCGGTGCGGTGGGCGGCAAGCTGCACACCGGCCGCAGCCGCAACGACCAGGTTGCCGTCGATATCCGACTCTACCTGCGCGATGAGATCGATACCGTGCTCGGGTTTCTGGACCGGCTTGAAGCTGCCCTGGTGACCCAGGCGCAGCAGAATTTAGATGTTATCATGCCGGGCTATACCCATTTGCAGACCGCCCAGCCGGTGCTGTTCAGTCATCACATGCTGGCCTACCGGGAAATGATCGCCCGCGACATCAGCCGCCTGCAGGACCTGCGCGCTCGTTTCAATGTCATGCCCCTCGGTGCGGGAGCCCTGGCTGGAACCACCTTCCCCATCGACCGCGAGTGGGTTGCGGAAAAGCTCGGTTTCGCCGGCGTGACCCGCAACAGCCTGGACAGCGTCTCGGATCGTGATTTCGCCATTGAATTCTGCAGTTTTGCCGGAATTCTGATGATGCACCTGTCGCGCCTGTCCGAAGAGCTGATCCTCTGGTCGAGCGCCGATTTCAATTTCATCGAGCTGTCCGATGCCTTTTGCACCGGCAGCTCAATCATGCCACAAAAGAAAAACCCGGATGTTCCCGAACTGGTCAGGGGGAAGACCGGGCGCGTCTACGGCAACCTGATTGCGCTGCTAACACTGATGAAATCCCTGCCACTGGCCTACAACAAGGACATGCAGGAAGATAAAGAACCGCTCTTTGATACCATCGACACCATCAAGGGAAGCGTGAAGGTCTTTGCCGACATGATCGCCCAGATGAAAGTCAAAGCAGACAACATGCGCATCGCTGCGGCGCGTGGTTTTTCCACCGCTACCGATGTCGCCGACTATTGTGTCCGGAAAGGCCTGCCTTTCCGCCAGGCCCATGAAGTGGTCGGCAAAACCGTCCGTTACTGCGTTGAGACCGGCAAGGATATCCCTGAACTCAGCCTGGCTGAATTCAGGGAATTTTCCGCGCTAATCGATGAGGATATTTACGATTACGTCACCCTCGAAGCCTCGGTCAATGCCCGTAAAGCGACCGGCGGAACAGCTCGCGAAGCAGTCGAGCGGGAACTGGCCCGACTCAAGGACGCTTGA
- the dapB gene encoding 4-hydroxy-tetrahydrodipicolinate reductase translates to MMKVAIVGAAGRMGGRLIHAVAEAQGLELVGATERSGHPQLGMDAGLVAGAGELGVTISADLAAVMKQADVLIDFTFPEVTLQNIEVCARLGKMIVSGSTGFTPAQKDRVAQYAEQIPVVLAPNMSVGVNACFKLLKEAARILGDDFDVEIVELHHNKKKDSPSGTAVRMGEVVAETLGRDYNQVANYHREGMCGARSKDEIGMQTVRGGDIVGEHTVYFIGMGERIEISHRAMSRDMFARGAARACQWLQGKGPGLYDMQDVLELN, encoded by the coding sequence ATGATGAAAGTTGCCATAGTTGGCGCGGCCGGCCGGATGGGTGGCCGCCTGATTCATGCGGTCGCAGAAGCGCAAGGTCTTGAGCTGGTCGGTGCAACCGAACGCAGTGGGCATCCGCAGCTCGGGATGGATGCCGGCCTGGTGGCCGGTGCAGGTGAGCTTGGTGTCACCATCAGTGCCGACCTGGCCGCAGTCATGAAACAGGCCGATGTCCTCATCGACTTCACCTTTCCGGAAGTGACGCTGCAGAACATCGAGGTCTGCGCCCGGTTGGGTAAAATGATCGTCAGCGGCTCCACCGGCTTCACCCCCGCCCAAAAAGACCGGGTTGCACAATATGCCGAACAGATCCCGGTGGTTCTTGCGCCGAACATGAGTGTCGGCGTCAATGCCTGCTTCAAGCTGCTGAAAGAGGCCGCCAGGATTCTGGGGGACGATTTCGACGTCGAAATCGTCGAACTGCACCATAACAAGAAAAAAGACTCCCCGTCCGGCACTGCCGTGCGCATGGGCGAAGTCGTCGCCGAGACCCTGGGCCGGGATTACAACCAGGTGGCCAATTACCACCGGGAAGGGATGTGCGGCGCACGCAGCAAGGACGAAATCGGCATGCAGACCGTGCGCGGCGGCGATATTGTCGGCGAACACACCGTCTATTTCATCGGCATGGGCGAACGCATCGAAATCAGCCACCGCGCCATGAGCCGGGACATGTTCGCCCGCGGCGCAGCCCGGGCCTGCCAATGGTTACAGGGCAAAGGACCTGGACTCTACGACATGCAGGATGTCTTGGAATTGAACTGA
- a CDS encoding argininosuccinate synthase, with the protein MSKQGQVKKAVLAYSGGLDTSIILKWLIEEYGCEVVAFSADLGQGEELDHIPEKAKQTGASACHILDLKEEFARDFVFPMFRANAIYEGRYFLGTSIARPLISKAQMEIAAKEGADAVSHGATGKGNDQVRFEISYYHFDPSVKVIAPWREWDLNSRSALEAYAKKHGIPVPTSKKFPWSSDRNLLHISFEGDVLENPWTEAPKEMYVLTVAPEDAPDQPEYVEIEFEKGDAVAINGERLSPAQLMLKLNELGGKHGIGRVDLMENRYVGMKSRGVYETPGGTILEEAHRAVESITMDREVMHLRDSLIPRYADMVYNGYWFAPERIALQALIDQTQQTVNGKARIKLYKGHCRVVGRDSATDSLFNVDFATFEADEVYNQADAEGFIKLNALRLRIAAMQRLAQK; encoded by the coding sequence ATGAGTAAACAAGGACAAGTCAAAAAAGCGGTACTCGCCTATTCCGGCGGGCTGGATACATCAATCATCCTCAAGTGGCTGATCGAGGAATACGGTTGTGAAGTGGTTGCCTTTTCCGCTGACCTTGGTCAGGGCGAAGAGCTGGATCATATTCCGGAAAAAGCCAAACAGACCGGGGCAAGCGCCTGTCATATCCTTGATCTGAAGGAAGAATTCGCCCGTGATTTCGTGTTCCCCATGTTCCGGGCCAATGCCATTTACGAAGGCCGCTATTTCCTCGGCACCTCCATCGCCCGGCCGCTGATCTCCAAGGCGCAGATGGAAATCGCCGCCAAGGAAGGAGCTGACGCGGTCTCTCACGGCGCCACCGGGAAAGGCAACGACCAGGTTCGGTTCGAAATCTCCTATTATCATTTCGACCCTTCGGTCAAGGTCATCGCACCCTGGCGGGAATGGGACCTGAACAGCCGCTCCGCCCTGGAAGCCTATGCCAAGAAACACGGTATCCCGGTGCCGACCAGCAAAAAGTTCCCCTGGAGTTCCGACCGTAACCTGCTCCATATCTCCTTTGAAGGGGATGTCCTGGAAAACCCCTGGACCGAAGCCCCGAAAGAGATGTATGTGCTGACCGTCGCTCCGGAAGACGCCCCTGATCAGCCGGAATACGTCGAAATCGAGTTCGAAAAAGGGGACGCGGTCGCCATCAATGGTGAGCGTTTGTCACCGGCTCAGCTGATGCTGAAACTGAACGAACTGGGCGGCAAACATGGGATCGGCCGGGTCGACCTCATGGAAAACCGCTATGTCGGCATGAAGAGCCGCGGCGTCTATGAAACCCCCGGCGGCACCATCCTCGAAGAAGCCCACCGGGCCGTCGAATCGATCACCATGGACCGCGAGGTCATGCACCTGCGCGATTCGCTGATTCCGCGTTACGCGGATATGGTCTACAACGGTTACTGGTTCGCTCCCGAGCGGATCGCCCTGCAGGCCCTCATTGACCAGACCCAGCAAACGGTCAACGGTAAAGCCCGGATCAAGCTCTACAAGGGCCATTGCCGGGTGGTCGGCCGTGACTCGGCCACCGACAGCCTGTTCAATGTCGATTTCGCCACCTTCGAAGCTGATGAAGTGTACAACCAGGCGGATGCGGAAGGTTTTATCAAACTGAATGCCCTGCGTTTGCGCATTGCCGCCATGCAGCGTCTGGCCCAAAAATAA
- the dapA gene encoding 4-hydroxy-tetrahydrodipicolinate synthase: MFHGSMVALITPFNEEGQFDEDSYRQLIEFQIENGTDVIVPCGTTGESATLNYEEHNQVIKACIEQVNKRIPVIAGTGSNSTAEAIEISHHSKEMGADGLLLVAPYYNKPSQEGLYQHFKALAENIALPQILYNVPGRTGTNMSAATTVRLAEFANIVAIKEASGDLTQASEIIARAGDKIDIISGDDFLTLPMMACGGKGVISVTANIMPAQVKAMVQAVFDNRWEDARRLHLELLDVHQAMFVESNPVPVKTAAGLLGQCRPDVRLPLFSLQQSSLDKLQAVLRKHELI, translated from the coding sequence ATGTTTCACGGATCCATGGTGGCCCTGATCACCCCCTTCAATGAAGAAGGACAATTTGATGAGGACAGCTACCGCCAACTGATTGAGTTCCAGATTGAAAACGGAACCGATGTCATCGTTCCCTGCGGGACCACCGGGGAATCGGCGACCCTTAATTACGAAGAACACAACCAGGTCATTAAAGCCTGTATCGAACAAGTCAACAAACGAATTCCGGTGATCGCCGGGACCGGTTCCAACTCCACCGCCGAAGCCATCGAGATCTCGCACCACTCCAAAGAGATGGGGGCAGACGGCCTGCTGCTGGTCGCTCCGTACTATAACAAGCCGTCCCAGGAAGGGCTCTATCAGCATTTCAAAGCCCTCGCTGAAAATATCGCCCTGCCGCAGATTCTTTACAACGTCCCCGGCCGAACCGGCACCAACATGAGTGCCGCCACCACTGTGCGCCTGGCTGAATTCGCCAATATTGTCGCCATTAAAGAAGCCTCCGGGGATCTCACCCAGGCGAGCGAAATCATCGCCCGGGCCGGGGACAAGATAGACATCATCTCCGGGGACGATTTCCTGACCCTGCCGATGATGGCCTGCGGCGGCAAAGGCGTGATCTCGGTCACCGCCAACATCATGCCGGCTCAGGTCAAAGCCATGGTCCAGGCGGTTTTCGACAACCGCTGGGAGGACGCCCGACGGCTGCACCTGGAGTTGCTGGATGTTCACCAGGCGATGTTTGTGGAATCCAATCCGGTACCGGTCAAAACCGCGGCCGGCCTGCTCGGGCAGTGCCGTCCCGATGTTCGGCTTCCCCTGTTCAGCCTGCAACAAAGCTCCCTGGACAAACTTCAGGCCGTGCTGCGCAAGCATGAACTGATCTGA
- the argF gene encoding ornithine carbamoyltransferase, whose protein sequence is MNKDFLSISDWSVEDLEKIFTLTAELKQKQKEGTPHRLLEGQTLGMIFEKSSTRTRISFEVGMYQLGGHALFLHSGNTQMGRGEPIKDTARVMARYCDGIMIRTFSHAVVEEFAQHSYVPIVNGLTDLCHPCQVMADLFTVIEHKQDYRNLKYCWIGDGNNMANSWINAAATFGFELRVATPANYQPNAEVIAKARQAGVKLLLTADPREAAAGADVLNTDVWASMGQEAEQLEREQAFKGFQINSDLLKLAAPEAVVMHCLPAHRDEEITDEVMEGPQSIIFDEAENRLHVQKAILATLMAR, encoded by the coding sequence ATGAACAAAGACTTTCTGTCCATTTCCGATTGGTCGGTGGAAGACCTGGAAAAGATCTTCACCCTGACCGCCGAACTGAAGCAGAAGCAGAAGGAAGGGACCCCGCACCGGCTTCTCGAAGGCCAGACCCTGGGGATGATTTTCGAAAAAAGCTCGACCAGAACCCGGATTTCCTTTGAAGTCGGCATGTATCAGCTGGGCGGGCACGCCCTGTTCCTGCATTCCGGCAACACCCAGATGGGGCGCGGGGAACCGATCAAGGACACCGCCAGGGTCATGGCGCGCTACTGTGACGGCATCATGATCCGGACCTTTTCCCATGCCGTGGTCGAGGAGTTTGCCCAGCACAGCTATGTACCCATCGTCAACGGGCTGACCGATCTCTGTCACCCCTGCCAAGTCATGGCTGACCTGTTCACCGTTATCGAGCACAAACAGGACTATCGCAACCTCAAATACTGCTGGATCGGCGACGGCAACAACATGGCCAACAGCTGGATCAACGCCGCTGCGACCTTCGGCTTTGAGCTGCGGGTGGCGACACCGGCCAACTACCAGCCGAACGCCGAAGTGATTGCCAAGGCCCGTCAGGCCGGGGTCAAACTGCTGCTTACCGCAGATCCGCGCGAAGCTGCAGCTGGCGCAGATGTTCTTAACACCGATGTCTGGGCCAGCATGGGACAGGAAGCCGAACAGCTGGAGCGCGAACAGGCCTTCAAAGGATTTCAGATCAACAGTGACCTGCTGAAGCTGGCCGCTCCGGAAGCCGTGGTCATGCACTGCCTGCCGGCCCACCGCGATGAGGAAATCACCGATGAGGTCATGGAAGGCCCGCAGTCGATCATTTTCGATGAAGCGGAAAATCGCCTGCATGTCCAAAAAGCGATCCTGGCTACCCTGATGGCTCGCTAA
- a CDS encoding RDD family protein has protein sequence MLISCPWCGFSRTVAEQQIPAGVSRVTCPKCGQVFPLPSQEDAAPVRSTTEGQDEQPIRETRTAAEALPKAGFWIRLVAAVVDMIIVFSLQFVLGAVLAFAGIVSLGFSEGSVGTLTVLVQIFSYALSFAYSIVFTGYCGQTPGKMALRIKVIRRNGSQIGFGRAAFREIPAKFIAAIIFGIGYLMVAFDEQKQGLHDRMADTYVIKL, from the coding sequence ATGTTGATTTCCTGCCCCTGGTGCGGATTTTCCAGGACCGTCGCCGAGCAGCAGATCCCCGCGGGAGTCTCCCGGGTGACCTGCCCCAAATGCGGCCAGGTGTTTCCGCTCCCGAGCCAGGAGGATGCTGCGCCGGTCCGGAGCACCACCGAAGGACAGGACGAGCAGCCGATCCGTGAAACGCGCACTGCAGCCGAGGCTCTCCCCAAGGCCGGATTCTGGATCCGCCTGGTTGCAGCGGTTGTCGATATGATCATTGTGTTTTCCCTGCAGTTTGTGCTCGGGGCGGTGCTGGCCTTTGCCGGCATCGTCTCCCTGGGCTTCAGCGAAGGGAGCGTCGGTACCCTGACCGTACTGGTGCAGATTTTCAGTTATGCCCTGAGTTTTGCCTACTCCATCGTCTTTACCGGTTATTGCGGCCAGACTCCGGGAAAAATGGCCCTGCGCATCAAGGTGATCAGGCGCAACGGCAGCCAGATCGGTTTCGGCCGGGCCGCGTTCCGGGAGATTCCGGCCAAATTCATTGCCGCCATCATCTTCGGAATCGGCTATTTGATGGTCGCATTTGACGAGCAGAAGCAGGGCCTGCATGATCGCATGGCAGATACCTATGTCATCAAACTGTAA